The following coding sequences lie in one Methanobacterium alcaliphilum genomic window:
- a CDS encoding 4Fe-4S ferredoxin, with protein sequence MMKFADINVRIIKLTFKSRFLLARTCNKIPLLAKIVEKLFFEGDDIMVLPRDESLKSSSSKIFITLSDPIKLNSQNINLKSVDSLVTKEVEINEKIPFSREDIILPSEILKEMIKKSKYHFIMDSCICRVSNDCEDYPKELGCLFLGKGATRVSTNLGKLVSKEEALEYINTCQKAGLNHIIGRNKIDSVWLNTGPKEELLSICACCPCCCLWKMTPDLPKEIRKSFTPMIGAELLFNPDLCVGCGKCAKDRCFLDAVKIKNGKAEINQDICRCCGRCVESCIQGAINIKIKDDAFEESLAHVERLVDVESK encoded by the coding sequence ATGATGAAATTTGCGGATATAAATGTGAGGATAATTAAATTAACATTCAAAAGCCGTTTTTTATTGGCTAGAACCTGTAATAAAATACCCCTCCTTGCAAAAATAGTGGAAAAACTATTTTTTGAAGGGGATGATATAATGGTACTTCCCCGAGATGAAAGTCTTAAATCTTCATCGTCAAAAATTTTTATCACTCTTTCTGATCCTATAAAATTAAATTCACAAAATATCAACTTGAAATCCGTTGATTCTTTAGTAACTAAAGAAGTTGAAATTAATGAAAAAATCCCTTTTTCTCGAGAAGATATTATTCTTCCCAGTGAAATATTAAAAGAAATGATTAAAAAATCCAAATATCACTTCATTATGGATTCGTGTATTTGTAGGGTTTCTAATGATTGTGAAGACTATCCTAAAGAATTAGGATGTTTATTTTTAGGAAAAGGAGCAACAAGAGTTTCTACTAATCTGGGGAAATTAGTTTCTAAAGAAGAAGCTCTGGAATATATTAACACCTGTCAAAAAGCGGGTTTAAATCATATTATTGGTAGAAATAAAATCGACAGTGTGTGGTTAAATACTGGCCCTAAAGAAGAACTTTTATCAATTTGTGCATGTTGCCCCTGCTGTTGTCTATGGAAAATGACCCCTGATCTTCCAAAAGAGATTAGAAAAAGTTTCACCCCTATGATTGGGGCTGAATTATTATTTAATCCAGATCTATGCGTTGGTTGTGGAAAATGTGCTAAAGACAGGTGTTTTTTAGATGCTGTTAAAATTAAAAATGGGAAAGCTGAGATAAATCAAGACATATGCCGCTGTTGTGGACGGTGTGTAGAATCTTGCATTCAAGGCGCTATAAATATTAAAATAAAAGATGATGCTTTTGAAGAATCATTGGCACATGTTGAAAGATTGGTGGATGTGGAATCAAAATAA
- a CDS encoding DUF2124 domain-containing protein — MQKISEFKGLNGNIIAFKDEVADAEKITFIGVPGVCTPFAELFAYAVRDKKSCFITLTDISSARLLEMTPQGMQLTGPADPHADVVALLGGLSMPKANVDVNELKSLIDQVLKDNGKLIGLCYMDMFKEAGWDELIDFDCIINGTLLGHVYK; from the coding sequence ATGCAAAAAATAAGTGAATTTAAAGGTTTAAATGGAAATATCATAGCTTTCAAAGATGAAGTAGCTGATGCAGAAAAAATAACTTTTATAGGGGTCCCGGGTGTTTGTACCCCATTTGCCGAGCTCTTTGCCTATGCTGTACGCGATAAAAAGTCTTGTTTTATAACATTAACAGATATTAGTAGTGCTCGCTTATTAGAAATGACTCCACAGGGAATGCAACTAACCGGGCCTGCAGATCCTCATGCTGATGTGGTGGCTCTTTTAGGGGGATTATCCATGCCCAAAGCCAATGTAGATGTTAACGAGTTAAAATCATTAATTGATCAGGTTCTAAAGGATAATGGTAAATTAATTGGATTGTGTTATATGGATATGTTCAAAGAAGCGGGATGGGACGAATTAATTGATTTTGATTGCATAATCAATGGAACACTGCTTGGTCATGTATATAAATAA
- a CDS encoding sensor histidine kinase, which produces MVIYIIILITLINNDSIRSNFSNSILPLANVAVLVLIYFAAIKSKEYNKSAKKAWWLLFTSQIVLFVLDFLWAVWNIGFGISLDFITTIILFMTHVIFLSAALVAFPHPQIPKLQQMRRIADIGIVMCILFIALWTLIVDRIVRFGMTDIITVVCTVIFVLIEFALCYSIIGVFLRNAGQIKNRPISFLLISATLQAVSTAIFAYFIVQGNYTAGGIPDILMLSSYMFIGAAAVLQITQNQPKIIHDCSNKAWYMNLSFNHHIPLFFGILAYIMLLLIYLYNQRIFLSMLMAAGAAIGLVVMRQFLQMEEIKRAHHTAEKNRLIAEENEMKFKAIIENSIDAIVITNENNKIAQWNTGAERIYGYTAEEAINQDIEFIIPPQLVQFYKNELSQKISDESFKNQIHETLGLRKDGKEIPLEESVTQWQGKSGPVFAAIIRDVSERKTSEEALKKSLDEKNILLMEIHHRVKNHLQIISSLITLLSFTIDDDKTKNTLLEIQNRIQTIALIHELLYQSKNLSKVNMKHYIENIIKNLTLTYKNIGQKIDLSLDIEDVYLNMETATPCGLIINEIVTNSFKYAFPRGRAGKISITFKKLPDDYLLTLSDNGVGLAKEISFENKKTLGLRLINNLVKQVGGEIELDRSQGTKFKIIFKEADYGKRV; this is translated from the coding sequence TTGGTAATTTATATCATAATACTAATCACCCTAATCAATAATGATTCTATTAGAAGCAATTTCAGCAATTCAATTTTACCATTAGCTAATGTTGCAGTATTAGTTTTAATTTATTTTGCAGCCATTAAATCAAAAGAATACAATAAAAGTGCAAAAAAAGCATGGTGGCTTCTTTTCACATCCCAGATTGTTCTATTCGTGCTGGATTTTCTTTGGGCTGTTTGGAATATTGGATTTGGAATTTCTTTAGATTTCATAACCACCATTATTTTATTCATGACCCATGTAATATTCTTATCCGCAGCACTTGTGGCTTTTCCTCACCCTCAAATCCCTAAACTCCAACAGATGAGGCGGATTGCAGATATTGGGATTGTAATGTGTATTTTGTTCATTGCATTATGGACTCTCATTGTAGATAGAATTGTTAGATTTGGAATGACAGATATCATTACCGTAGTATGTACTGTAATTTTTGTACTTATTGAATTTGCTTTATGTTACAGCATAATAGGAGTATTCCTTAGAAATGCAGGCCAGATAAAAAATAGACCAATATCATTTCTACTAATATCCGCCACATTGCAAGCCGTTTCCACCGCAATATTTGCTTACTTCATTGTTCAGGGAAATTATACAGCTGGGGGAATTCCAGATATTTTAATGTTGAGCAGTTATATGTTCATAGGGGCTGCTGCAGTTTTACAGATCACTCAAAATCAACCAAAAATCATCCACGATTGTTCTAATAAAGCATGGTATATGAACCTAAGTTTTAATCACCACATACCCTTGTTTTTCGGTATTTTAGCATATATAATGCTTTTATTAATTTATTTGTATAATCAACGTATTTTTTTAAGCATGTTAATGGCAGCCGGGGCTGCAATTGGATTGGTTGTTATGAGGCAGTTTTTACAGATGGAAGAAATAAAAAGAGCCCATCATACCGCTGAAAAAAATCGCCTAATTGCTGAGGAAAATGAGATGAAATTTAAGGCCATAATTGAAAATTCAATTGATGCCATAGTAATCACCAATGAAAATAATAAAATCGCCCAATGGAACACCGGTGCAGAGCGAATTTATGGTTATACTGCAGAAGAAGCTATTAACCAGGATATAGAATTTATAATACCTCCTCAGTTAGTCCAATTTTATAAAAATGAATTGTCCCAGAAGATTTCAGATGAAAGCTTTAAAAATCAGATCCATGAAACCTTAGGCCTTCGAAAAGATGGTAAAGAAATTCCTTTAGAAGAATCAGTTACGCAATGGCAAGGAAAGAGTGGCCCTGTTTTTGCAGCGATTATTAGGGATGTTTCAGAACGTAAAACATCTGAAGAGGCGTTGAAAAAGTCATTAGATGAGAAAAATATTCTTCTCATGGAAATTCACCACAGGGTGAAAAACCATCTTCAAATAATTTCCAGCTTAATAACCCTTCTTTCCTTCACTATAGATGATGATAAAACAAAAAACACGCTTTTGGAGATTCAAAACCGAATCCAAACTATCGCTTTAATCCATGAACTATTATACCAATCCAAAAACCTGTCTAAAGTAAATATGAAACATTATATTGAGAATATAATTAAGAACTTAACCTTAACTTATAAAAATATCGGTCAAAAAATAGATCTTTCCCTGGATATTGAGGATGTTTATTTAAATATGGAAACAGCCACACCATGTGGGTTAATAATAAATGAAATCGTAACTAACTCTTTTAAATATGCATTTCCTCGTGGAAGAGCTGGTAAAATATCTATTACTTTTAAAAAACTGCCCGATGATTATTTATTAACTCTATCTGATAATGGGGTGGGGTTGGCTAAAGAGATAAGTTTTGAAAATAAAAAAACACTGGGCCTCAGGTTAATAAATAATTTGGTAAAACAGGTTGGTGGAGAAATAGAGTTAGATAGATCGCAGGGAACAAAATTTAAGATAATATTTAAAGAAGCAGATTATGGTAAAAGAGTTTAA
- a CDS encoding winged helix-turn-helix transcriptional regulator, which yields MGREISSNDKCDMSLCPVNKAMEYLSKKWSIEIIRDMFFGKTRFSQFKEDKPKLSNKVLSDCLKHLESKGIIKKRIISDTPTVTEYYLTERGKSLNKVIYELAVFTIDCNDNEEYLDESARMERKKEFREILDIDIE from the coding sequence ATGGGTCGTGAAATATCTTCAAATGATAAATGTGATATGAGTTTATGTCCCGTTAACAAGGCCATGGAATATCTTAGTAAGAAGTGGAGTATTGAAATTATAAGAGATATGTTCTTTGGAAAAACTCGTTTTAGTCAGTTCAAAGAAGACAAACCAAAATTAAGTAACAAGGTTCTTTCAGATTGTTTAAAACATCTAGAAAGTAAGGGTATTATAAAAAAAAGAATTATAAGTGACACCCCAACAGTTACAGAATATTATTTAACAGAAAGAGGTAAGTCATTGAACAAAGTAATTTATGAACTGGCAGTTTTCACTATCGATTGTAATGATAATGAAGAATATTTAGATGAATCTGCGAGAATGGAGAGAAAAAAAGAGTTTAGGGAAATTTTAGATATTGATATAGAATAA
- a CDS encoding nuclear transport factor 2 family protein yields the protein MENNEMKSIVESYFKAYNDFQVDKMVSYLHDNVEFRNVSQGHVTLSLSGKKSFTNQANHAVDLFEKREITLKEITFEDEVMDVKLNFMGILAVDIPEGPSKGEKVEMDGRSILKFKDEKIIYIEDIS from the coding sequence ATGGAAAATAATGAAATGAAAAGTATTGTAGAATCATATTTTAAGGCTTATAACGATTTTCAAGTGGATAAAATGGTTTCTTATCTCCACGATAATGTGGAATTTAGAAATGTATCTCAGGGACATGTTACATTGTCTTTAAGTGGGAAAAAATCATTCACTAACCAAGCAAACCATGCAGTGGATTTATTTGAAAAAAGAGAAATCACACTCAAAGAAATCACATTTGAAGATGAGGTTATGGATGTAAAACTTAATTTTATGGGTATTTTAGCGGTAGATATACCAGAAGGTCCGTCAAAAGGGGAAAAAGTAGAGATGGATGGTAGATCTATATTAAAATTTAAGGATGAAAAAATAATATAC
- a CDS encoding flavodoxin family protein, with the protein MKVIGLVGSPRQNSNTEAMVEQILNRASQSGVETKIYNLSKMDIAPCKACQYCKSNEGKCATDDDMQILYKELKEADAFVLGSPVYMWQMTSQAKLFTDRLYAFYLADFEKKYGKKDIVLAFTQGNPDENMFAQYFKYTADMFEFLGYNVVDSILSTENALPAEVKEKKEVMDKALEIGSKLALN; encoded by the coding sequence ATGAAAGTAATAGGACTTGTAGGAAGCCCCAGGCAAAACAGTAACACAGAAGCAATGGTTGAACAAATATTAAATAGAGCATCTCAATCTGGTGTTGAAACTAAAATATATAATTTAAGTAAAATGGATATAGCTCCATGTAAAGCATGTCAGTATTGTAAATCAAATGAGGGTAAATGTGCTACTGATGATGATATGCAGATTTTATATAAAGAACTAAAGGAAGCAGATGCTTTTGTATTAGGTTCGCCTGTGTATATGTGGCAAATGACGTCTCAGGCGAAATTGTTCACAGATCGACTTTACGCATTTTACCTGGCTGATTTTGAGAAGAAATACGGGAAAAAAGACATAGTACTGGCTTTTACCCAGGGCAATCCGGATGAAAATATGTTTGCACAATATTTTAAGTACACCGCAGATATGTTTGAATTTTTAGGTTATAATGTAGTTGATTCTATTTTATCTACAGAAAATGCCTTGCCTGCTGAGGTAAAAGAGAAAAAAGAGGTCATGGATAAAGCATTGGAAATAGGAAGTAAACTTGCTTTAAACTAA